One window from the genome of Hippocampus zosterae strain Florida chromosome 7, ASM2543408v3, whole genome shotgun sequence encodes:
- the LOC127603839 gene encoding uncharacterized protein LOC127603839 isoform X2 yields the protein MNMNTGVQLPLSALRLLVSPVKIVSAAIWQIIEHRVVADYGMLEDFVSMVTDVVPELMTKCQRTQLVLGLRAQLILELCRFEGEAHSSDVEQHLDRMNTLVKTCAVNDHVNPCSSFVDFVKHLLNNPAEKEHFFTEVFPKEFGPSYDKALKSLMELFLSRLETFLPGQTFQQVSTTCGEVSSVLSDCLKTMRSCDALRNLLQYHKSHNLLGHNGKSFTVSLI from the exons ATGAATATGAATACAG GTGTGCAACTTCCATTGTCTGCTTTGCGCCTCCTGGTCTCACCAGTTAAGATCGTCTCTGCTGCAATCTGGCAAATCATCGAGCATCGAGTTGTGGCTGATTATGGCATGCTCGAGGATTTTGTTTCCATGGTGACAGACGTTGTGCCAGAGTTGATGACCAAATGTCAGCGGACCCAACTCGTCCTGGGCCTCAGAGCACAG CTGATCCTGGAGTTATGTCGTTTCGAAGGTGAGGCTCATTCCAGTGACGTAGAGCAACACCTGGATAGGATGAACACCCTTGTCAAG ACCTGTGCCGTAAACGACCATGTTAATCCATGCTCAagttttgtggattttgtgaAACACTTGCTGAACAATCCTGCTGAGAAGGAACACTTTTTCACT GAGGTTTTTCCCAAGGAGTTTGGCCCATCATACGATAAGGCTCTTAAGTCCCTGATGGAGCTCTTTCTTTCCAGACTTGAGACATTTCTCCCTGGGCAAACCTTCCAACAG GTTTCCACCACGTGTGGTGAGGTGTCCTCTGTTCTGAGCGACTGCTTGAAGACCATGCGGAGCTGTGATGCGCTCAGAAATCTGCTTCAGTATCACAAGTCCCACAACCTTCTTGGACACAATGGCAAGTCTTTTACAGTTTCCTTGATTTga
- the LOC127603839 gene encoding zinc finger protein 436-like isoform X1, with product MVECASKEIPNNEENIESQMRMESCVEGKTLDGSLQSGPWTKMMLAEENKVGLGGKEKLPVKESVSSLMKTSIAIPSDYSDIEDNGSGASSWSFYSDEDSSGSPSPWSGCSGEDVTSVGSSPNVLNKVTPVRNEDKLSAACSTKRLASQNNAPPKKPRQVKCFICNEQVSPDLKTHLRTHFPDGQYTCPQCNSRFKLFSSLKTHLVKKCYEHAHQGAEPGPNEDLYKCDDCEKAFKYSRSLQAHKQTHAELYCAVCRKILKDAASLERHKASHTEFRCTRCEQTFTLFKPLRRHYEYFHKISRPFKCLCCSKTFSRLEHLIRHEWRDTNQLPLKCNICGMGFRSDYDLVSHQRVHTKEKPYLCGECGKTFSQKPNLLRHHRFIHSEQKDEKKYFCAECQTSFKEKGALLQHQKRKHLDKVIGRRLCPYCGKSFSASSIARHKMIHTGERPLKCNAPDCDKTFLTATERKKHFLMHHSTERPFKCDICGKGFITVGIRNEHVKLHSGKKPFVCEICIKGFSKRHALNRHKKLVHFVLS from the coding sequence ATGGTTGAGTGTGCTTCTAAAGAAATCCCAAATAATGAAGAAAATATCGAAAGTCAAATGAGAATGGAAAGCTGCGTTGAAGGGAAAACACTTGATGGGTCTTTACAGTCTGGACCATGGACGAAAATGATGTTGGCGGAAGAGAACAAAGTTGGGCTCGGCGGTAAAGAGAAGCTCCCGGTTAAGGAATCTGTTTCCAGTCTGATGAAAACATCGATTGCGATACCTTCGGATTACTCTGACATCGAAGACAATGGAAGCGGAGCATCTTCCTGGTCTTTCTACTCGGATGAGGACTCTAGCGGTAGTCCAAGTCCGTGGTCCGGATGCTCTGGTGAGGATGTGACCTCTGTCGGGTCATCTCCCAATGTCTTAAATAAGGTCACTCCCGTCAGAAATGAAGACAAACTATCAGCGGCTTGCAGCACGAAGCGTCTCGCCAGCCAAAACAACGCTCCTCCAAAAAAGCCCCGTCAAGTCAAGTGCTTCATCTGCAACGAGCAAGTGAGCCCCGATCTGAAAACTCACTTGAGAACCCACTTTCCAGACGGTCAATACACCTGCCCGCAATGCAACAGCAGGTTTAAACTCTTTTCATCTCTGAAGACGCATTTGGTCAAAAAATGCTACGAGCACGCTCATCAGGGGGCGGAACCCGGGCCGAATGAGGATCTTTATAAATGCGACGACTGCGAAAAGGCCTTCAAGTATAGCCGGTCACTGCAGGCCCACAAACAGACCCATGCCGAACTCTACTGCGCCGTGTGCAGGAAAATCTTGAAGGACGCCGCGTCGTTGGAACGACATAAGGCCTCCCACACCGAGTTTCGGTGTACTCGCTGCGAGCAGACCTTCACTCTTTTCAAGCCCTTGCGCAGACATTATGAATATTTCCACAAGATTAGCAGACCCTTTAAGTGCCTCTGCTGCTCCAAAACATTCTCCAGGCTTGAGCATTTAATCAGACACGAATGGAGGGACACCAATCAGCTGCCGTTAAAGTGCAATATTTGCGGCATGGGATTTCGAAGCGATTACGATCTGGTTTCGCATCAAAGGGTTCACACAAAAGAGAAACCCTACCTCTGCGGAGAGTGTGGCAAAACCTTCTCCCAGAAGCCCAATCTGCTGCGGCACCATCGCTTCATCCACAGCGAGCAGAAAGACGAAAAGAAATACTTTTGCGCCGAGTGTCAGACGTCCTTTAAGGAGAAAGGGGCTCTGCTACAGCACCAGAAACGCAAACACCTCGACAAAGTCATCGGCCGCCGTCTGTGCCCGTACTGCGGGAAGTCATTCTCGGCGTCATCCATCGCTCGGCATAAGATGATCCACACCGGAGAGCGACCGTTAAAATGCAACGCTCCCGATTGCGACAAGACCTTCTTGACGGCCACCGAGCGGAAGAAGCACTTTCTCATGCACCACTCGACCGAACGACCGTTCAAATGTGATATTTGCGGAAAGGGCTTCATCACAGTCGGGATACGGAACGAGCACGTGAAGTTACATTCAGGCAAGAAGCCGTTTGTATGCGAGATTTGCATCAAGGGTTTCTCAAAGCGCCACGCCTTGAATAGACACAAGAAACTTGTGCATTTTGTTCTAAGTTAG